A window of the Mus pahari chromosome 1, PAHARI_EIJ_v1.1, whole genome shotgun sequence genome harbors these coding sequences:
- the LOC110327512 gene encoding olfactory receptor 486, with amino-acid sequence MAFLDNGNHTAVTEFILLGLTDDPVLRVILFTIILCIYLVTMSGNLSTILLIGVSSQLHHPMYFFLSHLASVDMGLSSSVTPNMLVNFLIEKNTISYLGCGIQLSLASFFGAVEFFLLAAMAYDRFVAICNPLLYSTKMSTQVCIQLVVGSYVGGFLNASFVTHFFFSSLFCGPNSVNHFFCDIPPMMELSCSDVSVSEIVISFYAGSFTMTTLFVIVISYFYILITILKMRSTEGRHKAFSTCTSHLTAVSLYYGTVTFIYVMPKSTYSGDQNKVVSVFYMVVIPMLNPLIYSLRNNDIKDSLKRQFYRKTLL; translated from the coding sequence ATGGCTTTCCTGGACAATGGGAACCACACTGCAGTGACAGAGTTCATTTTATTGGGATTAACAGATGACCCAGTCCTTAGAGTCATCCTCTTCACCATCATCCTGTGCATCTACCTGGTGACTATGTCTGGGAACCTCAGCACCATCCTTCTCATTGGAgtctcttcccagctccatcaccccatgtacttttttctcaGCCACTTGGCTTCTGTTGATATGGGCCTTTCATCTTCTGTCACACCCAATATGCTTGTCAACTTCCTGATTGAGAAAAATACCATCTCCTACCTTGGTTGTGGCATCCAGCTCAGCTTAGCTTCTTTCTTTGGGGCAGTTGAGTTCTTCCTTCTGGCTGCCATGGCTTATGATCGCTTCGTAGCAATCTGCAACCCACTGCTTTATTCCACCAAAATGTCCACACAAGTGTGTATCCAGTTGGTTGTAGGATCTTATGTAGGGGGTTTCCTTAATGCTTCATTTGtaacccatttctttttttcttctctcttctgtggaCCAAATAGTGTCAATCACTTTTTCTGTGATATTCCTCCTATGATGGAACTCTCCTGTTCTGATGTGAGTGTCTCAGAAATTGTTATCTCATTTTATGCAGGTTCATTCACTATGACCACATTGTTTGTCATAGTCATATCTTATTTCTATATCCTCATCACCATTCTGAAGATGCGCTCCACCGAGGGCCGCCACaaagccttctccacctgcacTTCCCACCTCACTGCAGTCTCCCTTTATTATGGAACTGTCACATTCATTTATGTGATGCCAAAATCCACCTACTCCGGTGACCAGAACAAGGTGGTGTCTGTGTTCTACATGGTAGTGATACCCATGTTGAATCCCCTCATCTACAGCCTCAGGAATAATGATATTAAGGATTCCCTGAAAAGACAATTTTATAGGAAAACATTGTTATAG
- the LOC110327203 gene encoding olfactory receptor 488 — protein sequence MAFLENGNHTAVTEFILLGLTDDPVLRVVLFSIILCIYLVTVFGNLSTILLIRVSSQLHHPMYFFLSHLATVDVGISSSVTPSMLVNFLAERSTISYLGCGIQLGSAALFGTLECFLLAVMAYDRFMAICNPLLYSTKLSTQFCIQLVVGSYIGGFLNASCFVVSFFSFLFCGPNKVDHFFCDLSPMMELSCSDASVSGVLISFTAGSITMTTLIVIVISYFYILITILKMRSTESRQKAFSTCTSHLTAVILYYGTITFIYVMPKSTYSRNQNKVVSVFYMVVIPMLNPLIYSLRNNEIKGALKRQFYSKTLL from the coding sequence ATGGCTTTCCTGGAAAATGGGAACCACACTGCAGTGACAGAGTTCATTTTACTGGGATTAACTGATGACCCAGTCCTTAGAGTGGTCCTCTTCAGCATCATCCTGTGCATCTACCTGGTGACTGTGTTTGGAAACCTCAGCACCATCCTTCTCATCAGAgtctcttcccagctccatcaccccatgtacttttttcttaGCCACTTAGCTACTGTTGACGTAGGCATTTCATCTTCTGTCACTCCCAGTATGCTTGTCAACTTCCTAGCGGAGAGAAGCACAATTTCCTACCTTGGATGTGGCATCCAGCTTGGCTCAGCTGCTCTCTTTGGGACACTTGAGTGCTTTCTTCTGGCTGTCATGGCTTATGATCGCTTCATGGCAATCTGCAACCCACTGCTTTATTCTACCAAATTGTCCACACAATTCTGTATCCAGCTGGTTGTGGGATCTTATATAGGTGGGTTTCTTAACGCTTCTTGCTTCgttgtttccttcttttcttttctcttctgtggacCAAATAAAGTTGATCACTTTTTCTGTGATTTATCTCCTATGATGGAACTCTCCTGTTCTGATGCTAGTGTCTCTGGAGTTCTTATCTCATTTACTGCTGGCTCTATCACTATGACCACATTGATTGTTATAGTCATATCTTATTTCTATATCCTCATCACCATCCTGAAGATGCGCTCCACTGAGAGTCGCCAAaaagccttctccacctgcacctcccacctcactgcagtCATTCTCTACTATGGAACTATCACATTCATTTATGTGATGCCAAAGTCCACCTACTCCAGGAACCAGAACAAAGTGGTGTCTGTATTCTACATGGTGGTGATCCCCATGTTGAATCCCCTCATCTACAGCCTCAGGAATAATGAGATTAAGGGTGCTCTGAAGAGACAATTTTATAGTAAAACATTGTTATAG